CGGACCAGCGCGGCGCCGGCGGTGACGGCCGACCACGTCAGCTTCGGCGTCAGCTCCAGGCGCCGGTCGACGAGCACGCGGAACCGGCGGAGCTCCGGCCCGAAGACGAACCGGCGGAGGTAGTCGTGCGGCACGGCCGGCCACGCGCCGGTGAGGTCGGGGCGGTCGGCGGGCCGTTTCAGCGCCGCCCGGACGTCCGCGCCCAGTGCCTGCATGAGGCTCGCCGACTCGGCGCGGGTGACCGCGCGGCCCAGCACCGGCTTGAACGTCGGCCGTTCCTCGGCGTTGGCCGGGCGGGCGCGCAGGACGGCGTCCATCAGCTCCGGGTCCGCGATCCCGACGGTGTCCGGTTCGAGCCGGAAGAGCCCGCCGTCGCGGTGGTCTCGCAGCAGCTGGTCGAGGCGGGGCGCGAAGACGACCTCGCGGTGGGCGGGGGCGATGACCACGTGCGGCACTCCTCGGGGAGAAACGGGCCGGTCCCGGTGACCGGGACCGGCCGCGGTGATCAGATCCAGCCGTACCAGGCGTACGCCTTCAGGCTCTTCTTGGGAAGCGCTTTCTTGACCAGGCGGACGAGCTTCACCGGATTCCTCCCTAGTTCGGTTGTCAGGGCCGTGATCGACCCTAGGCAGCACTGGATCGGTTCCGCACGAAGCACTACACGTTCGGCCCAGATCTTTCGGCGCGAAATGGGCGCCATGAAAAATGCGTGTTAAATCAGCGGAGCACTTCGCGCATGAATGTCACAAGCCAATGCTGTGCCGGACTGCGCGCGTGCGTGTGGCGCGTGTACACCGAAACCTGCGCCGGCTCCACGTCCATCGGCAGCTCGAACAGCCGGACGCGGTGCTCGGCCGCGAACATCTCCGCCACCAGGCGCGGCACCATCGCCACCAGCTCACCGTCCTGGACCAGGTACGGCAGGGCCGCGAACCGGGTCACCTCCAGGACCACCCGGTCGAGCAACCCGCACGCTTCCAGCGCGCGGCGGGGGCCGTCGTGGCCGGTCGGGCCGAACACCGTCACGTGGCGTTCCGCCGCCAGCTCCTCGAACCCCACCGACGCGCCCAGGCGGGGGTGGTCGCGAGACACCATTCCCAGGTACCCCTCGGAAAACAGCGGGACCCGCGCCACGCGCTGCGAGCTGATCAGCGGGGACGCGATGAACGCGTCGATCTCGCCGCGGCCCAGCTGGTCGGCCGCACGGTCGACGTCCAGCGGCCGGACGGTGAGCGTGACGCCGGGTGCCCGCGCGGGCAGCGCCGCCATCAGGC
This genomic window from Amycolatopsis mongoliensis contains:
- a CDS encoding tryptorubin family RiPP precursor, which translates into the protein MAPISRRKIWAERVVLRAEPIQCCLGSITALTTELGRNPVKLVRLVKKALPKKSLKAYAWYGWI
- a CDS encoding LysR family transcriptional regulator yields the protein MMRDFDLNLVRTFVLLYETRSVTATAESLHVTQPTISYSLQKLRRRFSDELFRRTGGGLVPTTTARALYEPLRSALSGIETAVSGAWSFSPSTARAAFTLCLSDLGEISLLPRLMAALPARAPGVTLTVRPLDVDRAADQLGRGEIDAFIASPLISSQRVARVPLFSEGYLGMVSRDHPRLGASVGFEELAAERHVTVFGPTGHDGPRRALEACGLLDRVVLEVTRFAALPYLVQDGELVAMVPRLVAEMFAAEHRVRLFELPMDVEPAQVSVYTRHTHARSPAQHWLVTFMREVLR